TTATACCAAGAGCTATGCCGGGTGATCCGGTCACTATGATGTTCGCCAACGCCAGTACTCAGGTAACCCCTGAACGTATTGCTGCAATGAAAGAGCTACTTGGTTTCGTTGATGGGCCTATCTATGTCCAATACTTCACGTACATCAAAAGCATCCTTAACTGGGAGCTAGGTACTTCAATCAAATTCTACCCTCTAAGCGTTAACGAATTGCTGGGTGGTGCCTTTGGTTGGTCACTATTTTTGGCGGGTACCGCAGTAATCCTCTCGTTCTCACTTGGCTCCATTTTGGGCATCTTTGCCGCGTGGCGTCGAGGCAGTAAGTTCGATACCTTCATCACTCCAGGCATGTTGATCGTTCAAGCCGTTCCACAGGTGGTTATCGCCATGCTTGCGATGTTCATCTTTGCTATCGGCCTTCGTTGGTTCCCAACTGGCTACGCCTACACTGCAGGTGTAGTGCCAGATTGGACTAGCTTTGCATTCTACAAAGACGTTGCTTATCACGCTGTTCTACCACTGTTCTGTGCCTCGATTGTTCAAGTTGGCGGCTTCCTTGTGAACATGCGTAACAACATGATTAACCTGCTAGGTGAAGACTACATCACCATGGCTAAAGGTAAGGGCCTGAGCGAAAACCGCGTGGTGTTTAACTACGCTGCACGTAACGCCCTACTTCCAAGTGTGACCGCACTATCTATGTCGCTGGGTATGGCGATTGGTGGTCAGCTTATTGTTGAAATCATCTTTAACTACCCAGGACTTGGCACCGTACTACTAAACGCTATTCACGCTCGTGACTACCAAGTTCTTCAAGGTCAGCTACTAATCATGACGCTGTTCATGCTGTTCTTTAACCTATTGGCAGACATGCTTTATGTTGTGCTTGACCCTCGCCTGCGTAAGGGAGGCAAATAATCATGAAAGATTTATTTAAACTGATTGCTCGTAACTCAGTCGCACGCTTTGGCTTAATCATCCTAATGGTGTTCTTGTTTGTGGCACTTTTTGCCCCGCTGATCACCAAGCACGCACCAGATAAGCGTACGGGTAACCCACACGAATACCCTGGATTTGTTGTAAAAATGGCCAAAGCGAACCCTGATGGCTGGGTTGCAGAAAATCTTGCGACTGACCGCCGTACCATGATCATGTCGAAAAAGGCCGACCACGTACTGGGTACCACACGTATGGGTCGTGACGTATGGTCACAACTGGCTTACGGCGCACGCGTATCGCTAGCAGTAGGTTTTGGTGCAGGTATCACCGTATGTTTCCTAGCGACCGTAATTGGTATCTCAGCAGGTTACTTTGGTGGTCGTGTCGACGACATTCTCACCGCAGCTATGAACATCATGCTGGTCATTCCTCAGTACCCACTACTGTTTGTACTGGCGGCATTTATCGGTGAAGCTGGTCCACTTACCATCGCCATCATCATAGGTTGTACTTCCTGGGCGTGGGGTGCGAGGGTCATACGTTCACAAACCCTAGCATTACGTGAAAAAGAGTTTGTAAAGGCTGCAGAAGTTCTAGGCGAGTCGTCTTGGCGCATCATCTTTGTTGAGATTCTACCTAACCTAATCCCAATCGTTGGCGCAAGCTTCATCGGCTCGGTGATGTACGCCATCATGATGGAAGCCATCATCTCGTTCCTAGGTCTAGGTGACCCGAACACAGTGAGCTGGGGCATCATGCTTTACAACGTACAGGCGTCTTCTTCAATGCTTATCGGTGCTTGGTGGGAGCTTATCGGCCCTTGTATCGCTCTGACACTACTAGTAACGGGCCTTGCCCTACTTAACTTCGCCGTCGATGAAGTGGCTAACCCTCAGCTACGCTCTCACAAAGGCATGAAGCGTTGGAAGAAACTAGCAGAGCAAGACAAAAAAGATCGTACGCCAGAGATGGCACCTCAAAATGCACTTTGGAGCGGAGATAAATAAGATGACTGAACCACTAATTTCGATCCGCAACCTATGTGTGGACTACATTACCGATGCAGGCGACGTGCGCGCCTGTAACAACGTCAGCTTTGACATTGCGCCGGGCGAGGTATTTGGCCTAGCGGGAGAGTCTGGCTGTGGTAAATCAACCGTTGCCTTCTCGCTAATGCGTCTTCACAAGCCGCCCGCATTTATCACTGGTGGTGAGGTGATTTTCAACGGTGAGAACATTCTCGATTACAGCGATGAGCGCATGCAGTCTTTCCGCTGGAGCGAAATGTCGATGGTATTCCAAAGTGCCATGAACGCTTTGAACCCAGTGCTGACAATGGAAGAGCAATTTTGCGATGTGATCATGCGTCATACCAATATGACTCGTGAGCAAGCAAAAGTTCGCGCCGAAGGTCTGCTGGAAATTGTCGATATTCACCCGAGCCGATTGACCGATTACCCTCACCAGTTCTCTGGGGGCATGCGTCAGCGTTTGGTTATCGCCATTGCACTCGCTCTGAATCCAAAAATGATCATCATGGATGAGCCGACCACAGCTCTAGACGTGGTCGTTCAGCGCGAAATTCTGCAAAAGATTTATGCACTGAAAGAAGAGTTTGGCTTTTCGATTCTGTTCATTACTCATGACTTATCACTGATGGTCGAATTCTCAGATCGCATCGGCATTATGTATTCGGGTGAATTAATTGAAGTCGCACCGTCAAAAGAGATTTTGGATAACCCATACCATCCGTATACCCGTGGTCTAGGAAGCTCTTTCCCACCACTGACAGGGCCAAAAACTAAACTCGAAGGTATCCCAGGCAATCCATTGAACTTGTTAGAGATACCTCAAGGATGTCGTTTCCAAGCACGCTGTGACCGTGTACACGAAGCCTGTCGCACTCAAGCAACAGCACTAAGAACTATTGAAACGAATCGACTATCCAACTGCCACCTATACGGTGAGCCTATCGCTCAGGTCAGGGCTTAAACCCTGACCGCTAGCACTGAGCAACTGGAGACAATAATTATGAGCAATAAATTTGGCGAACTACTGGTCGAAGGCAAAAACCTAGTAAAAGACTTCCCAATTACCAGTAATGCCCTTCAACAACCAATGATGCGAGCGATCAACGACGTATCATTCAAAATGTACAAAAGCCGCGGGCTATCGGTGGTCGGCGAGTCCGGCAGTGGTAAGTCGACGACGGCGAAAATGATAGCCAAAATGTATGCGCCAACAGGCGGCACCATCGAATACAAAGGGCGTGATATTCAATCGATCACCAGCCGTAAAGATACTATGCACTACCGTGAAGGCGTGCAGATGGTGTGGCAAGACCCGTTTGGTTCACTCAACCCGACACACAATATTTTCCACCATATTGCGCGACCGCTACTGATCCACAAGAAGGTAGACCCGCGTAACAAAAAAGAACTTGAAGAGCGAGTTTACGACCTGCTTGAGCAAGTTGGCTTGATCCCACCAAAAGAGACAGCTCAGAAGTTCCCCCATCAGCTGTCTGGTGGCCAACGCCAACGTGTCAACTTGGCCCGTAATATCGCCGTTGGAGCAGAAGTCGTGTTAGCCGATGAGCCAACCTCGATGCTCGATGTCTCTATCCGAGCGGGTGTTCTAAACCTAATGGAAGAGATGAAATTCGAGAAAGAGATGTCCCTGCTTTACATTACTCACGATATCGCCACTGCGCGCTATATCGCCGAAGATCTTGCGGTGATGTATGTCGGACATATGGTTGAGTGGGGAGATACGGAAGAGATCATTCACGATCCTCAGCACCCATATACTCAACTGCTTGTTTCAGCGGTACCAGACCCTAAAAAGTCTATCCATGAAAAATTAAAAGGTAACAAAGGGGAAATTCCTCTTTGGACGCCAGAGTCAGCAGGTTGTCCATTTGCTGGTCGTTGTACCCACGCCTCCGATAAGTGTCGTGAACAACTACCAGGCGTGACTCAGCTCTCTGATAACCACTTTGTTCGTTGCTACCTATACGAAAACTGATCGCCTCACGGCGATTATTGAAGGAATAATTGATGCAAATCCTAACTAATCACATCGGCTATGAAGTAGACGGCAGCAAGCAGGCTGTTTTGCTGATGGGGGCACAATCAAGTTCACTGAGTAATGTGGAAGTGGTCTGCGCCCAAAGTCATACAGTTCAGGCAAGCATAAGTGCAAGTCCAGCGATGCGTGTAGCTCGCTGGCACCATGGCTACTTTTGTACTGTCGATTTTTCGCATCTCGACAAATGTGGTCACTACTATTTAAAGCTTGAAGACATCCAATCACACGTTTTTGAGATTGGCCAAGGTGTGGCCATGCAGCACTGTTTTTCCGATCTGCTGCACTATTTTAAATCTCAACGTTGTAGCGGTGTTTTTGACCGTCAAGACCAGCAAGCCCCGATCGTTGGCAGCTCAAAAGTTGTCGACGTCCACGGTGGCTGGTATGACGCATCAGGCGACGTAAGTAAGTACTTAAGTCACCTTTCCTACAGCAATTTTTTTAACCCTCAGCAAACCCCTATGGTGGTTTGGAATATGTTGAAAGGTCTGGAGTTATTGGAGGAGCGCTCCGACTTCGCAGCATTTTCTCAGGTTCGACTAATCGAAGAGGCACTATTTGGTGCAGATTTTTTAGTGCGTATGCAAAGCCCTGAGGGTTTCTTTTACATGACCGTCTTTGACCAATGGAGCAAAGACACTAAGCAACGGGAGATCTGTGCTTACGAAACGCAACAAGGCAATAAAACTGACGCCTATCAAGCTGCGTTTCGTCAAGGAGGAGGCATTGCCATTGCGGCACTCGCAAAAACAGCAAGCCTAAGCACACACGGCGACTTTTCAAATGCGCACTACCTAGAGTGCGCAGAACGTGGCTACTGGCATCTAATAGAGCACAACTCAAACTACCTAGATGATGGCAGAGAAAACATCATCGATGAGTATTGTGCGCTACTTGCTGCGGTTGAGCTCTACCGTGCCACCAGCGATATGCGTTACCTAGAGCAGTCGCGAGAATGGGCACTGCGTTTGGGGGCACGCCAGCAGAGCGATAGTCAGATCGATAATTTCTGGTCAGCGACCGATAATGGTGAGCGTCCATACTTTCACGCCGCAGAAGCTGGGCTTCCAGTGATCAGTTTATGTGAATATCTAGACATAGAAACAGACTTGCTATATCAGCAGCGTGTACAAGAAATCGTTGAGAATGCGGTCAATTTTGAGCTCGACATCAGTGCCAAAGTCGCCAACCCATTTGGCTACCCTCGCCAATACGTAAAACCAGTCGACTCTGCGAAACACGATGCCTTTTTTGTCGCCCACAACAACGAAACTGGATACTGGTGGCAAGGTGAAAACGCCCGTATTGCATCGCTGGCAAGCATGGTTTGGCTTGCACTGCCATGGCTGAGTAAGCCCGCAGCTCAACGCGGACTCAATTATGCACAGCACTGCCTAAACTGGATTCTCGGCTTAAACCCATACGATATGTGCATGATCGATGGCAAAGGGCATAACAACCCGGATTACCTACCACAACTTGGCTTCTTCAATGCCAAAGGTGGGGTGTGTAATGGCATTACTTCTGGTTTCGATGACGAGCAAGATATTGCCTTTAACCCACCAAAACAAAAAGATGACATGCTGCAAAACTGGCGCTGGGGTGAACAGTGGATCCCACATGGCGCATGGCTTTTGCTCGCAGTAGCGAGTCAGTTTAGTCACACCACTGAAGAGGAGTCAGCATCATGACATGGTTAGTTGGAATTGACGGCGGTGGCACCTCTTGCCGCGCCCGAATTAAAAACATCCAAGGTGAAGTCCTAGCTGAAGCCAAAACAGGCAGTGCCAACATCTTGCTTGGGACCGATGTGGCGTTGCAGTCCATTATCGAGGCCGTGACACTTGCAGCAACGCAAGCCGGACTAAGCGGTGATGATTTATCCGCAATGCATCTGGGCCTTGCGCTGGCGGGCGCAGAACAACAGTCCGCTTGGCAAGACTTTATGAAAGCCTCGCACCCTTTTGCGTCCATGGTACTCAATACTGATGCCTATGGTGCATGTCTCGGTGCTCACCAAGGTGAAAACGGCGCCATTATGATCGCAGGAACAGGTTCTTGTGGCATTTATCTACAAGATGGCCAGCAGCAGGTGGTTGGTGGTCGAGAGTTCCCGATTTCAGATCAAGGCGGCGGCGCTGTCATGGGGCTACACCTTATCCAGCAAGTTTTACTCGCCAATGACGGTATCGTTGAAAAAACTGCACTTGCCGAAAACGTGCTTGAACATTTCAAACACGATATCGATGCCATCGTGGACTGGTCTAAAACTGCAAGGCCTTGTGACTATGGTCAATTTAGCCCGGCCATCTTTGAACACGCTGCATTAGGAGACAGCCTCGCAATCAAACTGCTTAAGCAGACTGCCGCCGATATCGAAATGTACCTGACAGCACTTAACCAACGAGGGGCTACTCGGATTGCCTTGATGGGTAGCATCGGTGAGCGCATTGTCGAGTGGCTGGCCCCGCCTGTCCGTCAATGGTTGGTCGAACCTCATGCCGATGCCATCGAAGGCGCACTCATGATGGCCAATCAACCCCAGCACAACTTGTACTCGGTACAATAGGAGTTATCGATGAAATATCGTGTTGATCTTGTTGTATTGTCAGAAGTCGATCGTGTTGCACGCTTTGGCTTAACCCTGCATAACTTAAGCGACCAACCGCTGAATGATTGGCAGCTCCATTTTGCCGTAGATCGATTTATTCAACCAACGTCTCTGACACAAGGAAAAATACATCAGGTGGGGAGCTACTGCCTGCTCTCCCCTGATCCCCTTACACCACTGCCGGCTAATCATCACTTCTACGTGGAGTTTGAGATCTTTACCGCACCATTTCGCTTTCTCAGCGACGGTATCGACGATGCCTTTTTGCAAGCCGATGGTGAGCGTTACGAAGTGGACATTACGCCGATTGTACTCGCAAGCCCTTATGCTGAAAGAGAAAGTGTTCCAGATGTTGCGCCAGCAGAACTTGCCATCATTCCAAAACCTGCCGAGCTCAAACGCACTGATGGCTACTTCGATTTCGCCCAAGTAACCTCGGTAGAGACCGACACCGATTTAGCATTAAAAGCCTGTCACTGGTTAAGCTCTGAGCTTAACCAGTACACCGACGCAAATCTTGAGCTCGCGACTCGAGGAGAAATCGAATTTGCGCACAACCCGACGTTTGACATTAGCGAATACCGACTTTGCATCACCTCACAAGGCGTAAAGCTCGAAGCGGGCTCCAGTGAAGGCTTTTTGCACGCAGCTGCGACACTGCTTCAAATCATCTCAGGCCAACAAGTGAGCTTATTGCTGCCTTGCGTCAATGTTCACGATAAGCCTCAATACCGCTACCGTGGCATGATGCTCGATTGTGCAAGGCACTTCCATAGTGTTGAGCAAGTGAAACAACTGATCAACCAACTGGCTCAGTACAAGTTTAACCACTTCCATTGGCACCTTACTGATGATGAAGGTTGGCGCATTGAAATCAAGTCATTGCCGCAGCTCACCCAAGTCGGGGCATGGCGTGGTGTAGGTGAAGCACTATCACCACAATATAGTCACTTGAATCAGCGCTATGGCGGCTACTACACCCAAGAAGAAGTCAAAGATGTCATTGCTTATGCGAAAGCACGAGGGATCACGGTTATTGCCGAAATCGATATTCCGGGTCATTGCCGTGCTGCCATTAAAGCACTACCAGAACTTTTGGTTGATGCTGAAGACCGCTCCGATTACCGCAGCATCCAGTATTACAACGACAATATCCTTAACCCAGCACTAGAAGGGACTTACACCTTCCTCGACAAAGTGCTTGAAGAAGTAGCGGCGCTTTTCCCAGCACCTTACTTACACATTGGTGCCGATGAGGTACCAGAGGGTGTTTGGGTCGATAGCCCAAAATGCCAAGCCATGATGGAGAAGCACGGCTATACCGACCCTAAAGAGTTACAAGGCCATTTGCTGCGTTATGCAGAGCGCAAACTGAAGCAGCTAGGTAAACGTATGTTGGGCTGGGAAGAGGCTCAACATGGCAATAAGGTCAGCAAAGATACTGTGATTTACTCTTGGCTGAGCGAAAAAGCCGCCCTCGAGTGCGCTAAAAATGGCTTTGATGTGGTGCTTCAACCGGGGCAAACCACCTATCTCGACATGACCCAAGATTTTGCGCCAGAAGAGCCAGGGGTGGATTGGGCCAACCCACTGCCACTCGAAGCGACTTATCACTATCAACCATTGCAAGAGATCGCTGATAACGACCCAATCCGCAACCGGATCTGGGGAGTTCAATGCGCTTTATGGTGTGAACTTATTCACGACCAACAACGATTTGAATACATGGTTAACCCAAGATTATCCGCCATTGCAGAGGTGTGCTGGACAACAAAAGACAATAAAGACTGGCTTGATTACTTATCAAGATTAAAGAGTCACTTATCTCATTTACAACGCCAAGGCATTGGTTTTAGAAGCCCATGGGCTAAATAGCTTTTTGGAAATATAGATTTAGTTTTTACAGGGCGCAGCGGCCAAGCAATATCGCCCCAGAAGAAAGGAATAACAGCAATGAAATACGGCTATTTCGACAACGACAATCGAGAATACGTCATCACTCGACCAGATGTGCCAGCGCCATGGACCAACTACCTAGGCACTGAGAAGTTCTGTACCGTCATCTCGCAAAATGCGGGTGGCTACTCGTTTTACAACTCTCCTGAATACAACCGTGTAACTAAGTTCCGCCCGAACGCAAGCTTTGACCGCCCGGGGCACTATGTGTACCTAAGAGACGATCAAACGGGTGATTACTGGTCTATTTCATGGCAGCCAGTGGCAAAGTCTCTTGATGAAGCCAGCTACGAAGTTCGCCATGGCCTGTCTTACTCCAAATTTAAGTGTGATTACAACGGCATTGAAGCAACCAAAACCCTGTTTGTG
This portion of the Vibrio sp. SCSIO 43136 genome encodes:
- a CDS encoding ABC transporter ATP-binding protein; this translates as MTEPLISIRNLCVDYITDAGDVRACNNVSFDIAPGEVFGLAGESGCGKSTVAFSLMRLHKPPAFITGGEVIFNGENILDYSDERMQSFRWSEMSMVFQSAMNALNPVLTMEEQFCDVIMRHTNMTREQAKVRAEGLLEIVDIHPSRLTDYPHQFSGGMRQRLVIAIALALNPKMIIMDEPTTALDVVVQREILQKIYALKEEFGFSILFITHDLSLMVEFSDRIGIMYSGELIEVAPSKEILDNPYHPYTRGLGSSFPPLTGPKTKLEGIPGNPLNLLEIPQGCRFQARCDRVHEACRTQATALRTIETNRLSNCHLYGEPIAQVRA
- a CDS encoding glycoside hydrolase family 9 protein; translation: MQILTNHIGYEVDGSKQAVLLMGAQSSSLSNVEVVCAQSHTVQASISASPAMRVARWHHGYFCTVDFSHLDKCGHYYLKLEDIQSHVFEIGQGVAMQHCFSDLLHYFKSQRCSGVFDRQDQQAPIVGSSKVVDVHGGWYDASGDVSKYLSHLSYSNFFNPQQTPMVVWNMLKGLELLEERSDFAAFSQVRLIEEALFGADFLVRMQSPEGFFYMTVFDQWSKDTKQREICAYETQQGNKTDAYQAAFRQGGGIAIAALAKTASLSTHGDFSNAHYLECAERGYWHLIEHNSNYLDDGRENIIDEYCALLAAVELYRATSDMRYLEQSREWALRLGARQQSDSQIDNFWSATDNGERPYFHAAEAGLPVISLCEYLDIETDLLYQQRVQEIVENAVNFELDISAKVANPFGYPRQYVKPVDSAKHDAFFVAHNNETGYWWQGENARIASLASMVWLALPWLSKPAAQRGLNYAQHCLNWILGLNPYDMCMIDGKGHNNPDYLPQLGFFNAKGGVCNGITSGFDDEQDIAFNPPKQKDDMLQNWRWGEQWIPHGAWLLLAVASQFSHTTEEESAS
- a CDS encoding N-acetylglucosamine kinase is translated as MTWLVGIDGGGTSCRARIKNIQGEVLAEAKTGSANILLGTDVALQSIIEAVTLAATQAGLSGDDLSAMHLGLALAGAEQQSAWQDFMKASHPFASMVLNTDAYGACLGAHQGENGAIMIAGTGSCGIYLQDGQQQVVGGREFPISDQGGGAVMGLHLIQQVLLANDGIVEKTALAENVLEHFKHDIDAIVDWSKTARPCDYGQFSPAIFEHAALGDSLAIKLLKQTAADIEMYLTALNQRGATRIALMGSIGERIVEWLAPPVRQWLVEPHADAIEGALMMANQPQHNLYSVQ
- a CDS encoding ABC transporter permease, which encodes MGYFLRRLSFYLVALLFAATLNFIIPRAMPGDPVTMMFANASTQVTPERIAAMKELLGFVDGPIYVQYFTYIKSILNWELGTSIKFYPLSVNELLGGAFGWSLFLAGTAVILSFSLGSILGIFAAWRRGSKFDTFITPGMLIVQAVPQVVIAMLAMFIFAIGLRWFPTGYAYTAGVVPDWTSFAFYKDVAYHAVLPLFCASIVQVGGFLVNMRNNMINLLGEDYITMAKGKGLSENRVVFNYAARNALLPSVTALSMSLGMAIGGQLIVEIIFNYPGLGTVLLNAIHARDYQVLQGQLLIMTLFMLFFNLLADMLYVVLDPRLRKGGK
- a CDS encoding family 20 glycosylhydrolase; the encoded protein is MKYRVDLVVLSEVDRVARFGLTLHNLSDQPLNDWQLHFAVDRFIQPTSLTQGKIHQVGSYCLLSPDPLTPLPANHHFYVEFEIFTAPFRFLSDGIDDAFLQADGERYEVDITPIVLASPYAERESVPDVAPAELAIIPKPAELKRTDGYFDFAQVTSVETDTDLALKACHWLSSELNQYTDANLELATRGEIEFAHNPTFDISEYRLCITSQGVKLEAGSSEGFLHAAATLLQIISGQQVSLLLPCVNVHDKPQYRYRGMMLDCARHFHSVEQVKQLINQLAQYKFNHFHWHLTDDEGWRIEIKSLPQLTQVGAWRGVGEALSPQYSHLNQRYGGYYTQEEVKDVIAYAKARGITVIAEIDIPGHCRAAIKALPELLVDAEDRSDYRSIQYYNDNILNPALEGTYTFLDKVLEEVAALFPAPYLHIGADEVPEGVWVDSPKCQAMMEKHGYTDPKELQGHLLRYAERKLKQLGKRMLGWEEAQHGNKVSKDTVIYSWLSEKAALECAKNGFDVVLQPGQTTYLDMTQDFAPEEPGVDWANPLPLEATYHYQPLQEIADNDPIRNRIWGVQCALWCELIHDQQRFEYMVNPRLSAIAEVCWTTKDNKDWLDYLSRLKSHLSHLQRQGIGFRSPWAK
- a CDS encoding ABC transporter permease, coding for MKDLFKLIARNSVARFGLIILMVFLFVALFAPLITKHAPDKRTGNPHEYPGFVVKMAKANPDGWVAENLATDRRTMIMSKKADHVLGTTRMGRDVWSQLAYGARVSLAVGFGAGITVCFLATVIGISAGYFGGRVDDILTAAMNIMLVIPQYPLLFVLAAFIGEAGPLTIAIIIGCTSWAWGARVIRSQTLALREKEFVKAAEVLGESSWRIIFVEILPNLIPIVGASFIGSVMYAIMMEAIISFLGLGDPNTVSWGIMLYNVQASSSMLIGAWWELIGPCIALTLLVTGLALLNFAVDEVANPQLRSHKGMKRWKKLAEQDKKDRTPEMAPQNALWSGDK
- a CDS encoding ABC transporter ATP-binding protein, whose amino-acid sequence is MSNKFGELLVEGKNLVKDFPITSNALQQPMMRAINDVSFKMYKSRGLSVVGESGSGKSTTAKMIAKMYAPTGGTIEYKGRDIQSITSRKDTMHYREGVQMVWQDPFGSLNPTHNIFHHIARPLLIHKKVDPRNKKELEERVYDLLEQVGLIPPKETAQKFPHQLSGGQRQRVNLARNIAVGAEVVLADEPTSMLDVSIRAGVLNLMEEMKFEKEMSLLYITHDIATARYIAEDLAVMYVGHMVEWGDTEEIIHDPQHPYTQLLVSAVPDPKKSIHEKLKGNKGEIPLWTPESAGCPFAGRCTHASDKCREQLPGVTQLSDNHFVRCYLYEN